The DNA region atttgtaaataaaaacattatgtGAGATGATACAAACCTTGTGTGAGGCATTACTATATTTGTGTAAGACATTACAAACCTTGTGTGAGACATTACCAACATTGTGTGAGACGTTACAAACCTTGTGTGAGACATTACAAACATTGTGTGAGACCTACAAACCTTGTGTGAGACATTACAAACATTGTGTGAGACCTACAAACCTTGTATGAGACGTTACCAACCTTATGTGAGacattacaaatattgtgtgTGACATTACAAACCTTGTGAGAGACGTTACAAACATTGTGTGAGACGTTACAAACCTTGTGAGAGACGTTACAAACATTGTGTGAGACGTTACAAACCTTGTGAGAGACGTTACAAACATTGTGTGAGACATTACAAACCTTGTGTGTGACATACAAAAATTGTGTGAGACGTTACAAACATTGTGTGAGACATACAAAAATTGTGTGAGACATTACAAACCTTATGTGAGACATTACAAACATTGTGTGAGACATACAAAAATTGTGTGAGACATTACAAACCTTATGTGAGACATTACAGACATTGTGTGAGACATACAAACCTTGTGTGAGACATACAAACATTGtgttgcctaattgaaactccaTAGTCACTGATGACTTTATAATCTTGTGACTCAAGAAACAATAGTTAGGTAAAagcacattccagtataatgttaatgtcggcGCATTATGACTGTaatgacattgttagaacagttgattgcattgtAGGATTTCTTgaacaatatttcatacatatgataaattacatcatcagatagTGTATGAGTTATGTGCTTCACCCGTAAGTACAATATAGTGactaccttttaaatatgcagcaaaaactacgCCTAAAcacgtataaactcagtttgccCCTTTAAGGTCGTGTGTTCTGAATAATGGCCAGGGTCAGACTGTTTACAAAGACTGACGTCTGCAGTAATAATCGTGTGTTTGTGTTGAAgtgtgcagttgaaaatttcagtttacaattttgtgtttgtatttagaACAAGAATATACTTGTAATACAATAGTTTACAAAGACTaattaaatgtaattatttgAATTACGATACTAGCAGCAGTAATAGTGAAACACTGTCAAATCAAGAGAAAACAATGGGTATGTAATGAATCTTGTTAAGACAAccctacatgtatttataagtaTTTATGACCTGTAAAGTATGGTAACTTTTGTTGGGCTGTTTGCCCAAccgtagcacaactgaactttaAGAGGTATAAAACTTAAGAAGTGCCATAGGCATCAAAAAATGCCtgtctgtgcatgcatgtatgtaagtatgtaaatgatttAAGAAGGTCTGCTAGTTACATGTTGACCATAGATTACAAACAAAACTTTGCAGGTGTATAGAATAAATAACAATTAATTCAAatctgaaaagaaaatatgaggCCACCATATTCCCTAAAAACTAGAAATCATTAAAAATGGGTAAAATCACCAATAGTCATAAACTGCATACATTCTGAAATCCTTGAATATTTAGTCCccaccggacgaagtccgggatggggacttatggatcgGGTTCCGGCCGTCCGTCCATCCAGaaccgtttcttggagatgcctggaccgatttgtctaaagccataactcagacatgcttgaacagatctcattcaaagttggcattaggatagtgttctatgacatacatgtgcatattcattgttgttgtgatgcaatccaatatggccgcctagcagccattttgtttgcgaattttccctgtccaaagccataactcagacatgcttgaacagatctcattcaaagttggtgttaggacagtgttctatgacatacatgtgcatattcattttctttgtgatacgatccaatatggccacctggcagccattttgtttgtgaattttccatgtccaaagccataactcagacatgcttgaacagatctcattcaaagttggcattaggacagtgttctatgacatacatgtgcataaccattttcgtcgtgatacaatccgatatggctgcctggcagctattttgttggtgcagttttcatgtccaaagccatacctcagacatgcttaaacagagtagtgatatcaaaaacaaccatatgaggccaaacaagtgtgaaaatgacaacataaactgccagttccttaagacccaatcatagtggggactatgtcattttcaatgacttgttgtgaCTTGATGTCTCTCacaacaggtccccccccccaaccaatcctttattgttgaatggtttattccatcttgaagagtaggcatgtcccatgtccaacgaggagacataACATGAATAGGCATGTTCCattccaacgagcagacacaacatatctaagtctgtttgatgtaggttcacaagtgttgttgtgtgatccaagtagtgatatcaagaaaatgacaacataaactgccagttccttaaaactaTGTCATACTCAATTacttgtttttaaatattttccggtattttagcacaactgaactgaaggcatggcaaagtgtctgtctgtgtgtgtgtgtgtgtgtgtgtgtgtgtgtgtgtgtgtgtgtgtgtgtgtgtgtgtgtgtgtgtgtgtgtgtgtgtgtgtgtgtaaacaactaaaactgctggaccaattgctttgatatttggtggtcatgttacttctggtggctagttgggaaattgttcaaatcaaaatgattgcatcagagatgtgggttttgggtcaaaaaatgtgatttttggtaaaaaaaactccACAACTACTGGATAGATTGGCATtaaatttgatggggacattcttagatgtgggtaaattaagatttgttcatgacatgattcccctggtaatatgcaaattagggctaaaaatgtgtctttttggtcaaaaacctataattccaaaactactcagcagattgggctgaaatgtaaCAGgaatgcatctgtgggtgtatagctgaagaaatattaagcatataatgatctcatcagtaatatgcaaattaggtgtaaaatgtgatttttggtcaaacatttCTCTCAAGTATTggtcatgcccatagcaactgttAAATAATCACGTACAgcatattgtaaagataacaggaattgaaaaaacgttcaataaatgtatgcaaatgtgcctagcaacatgaccacacccatagcaacaaccaaatgattatatatatcgcaaagatagcaacatggttggatagacaactggatagtcattcagcaaatgaacacctattgttggCATGggctagcatatggataaacatttttaaaaactgtacagttgtgctacaatgccattgatggtattttcttatttttttcattccatGTTATTGCCCTTCACTAGTAGATTTTAATGATAGGATCGTATGTCACTTCAAGGATTATTCGTGAGGTGGTAAATACAATAGGTGAAAATTGTCTGCAAAAAGGTGtcatcatttttagcacaactgaacttaggTACATtggtgctataggcatggcaaagtgtaagtgtgtgtatgtgtgtgtgtgtgtgtgtgtgtgtgtgtgtaaacaacttaaattcaaaatctgctggactgattgccatgatatttggtaggtGCATTACCttgagtgtctagttgggaaattgttcaaatcaaaatgattttaccaccagtgtgtgattttggtcaaagcatgattttgggtcaaaaaacttaaactcaaaaactactgggcagatcatTCTGATTGGTGAGAaagttcttaggggtgtgtagattaagatttgttcatgacatggtgattccatcagtaatatgcaaatcagggctaaaaatgtgtttttttggtcaacaaatctttaattcctaaactactgagcagattggactgacATTTAATAGGGATGCATTtaggggtgtatagatgaagaaatattaagtatataatgatctcatcagcaatatgcaaattaggttaaattttggtgaaaatgtatctcaaaaagtactaggtcaatgaaactgaaatttggtgagattttGCTCAAAAtagtttgacacaattggccctagcaacagtGACCACGACCTTAGCAACAAACAAATCCCAGTATATTtagtaaaaaataacaacattaccTGGTAGGCAagtaagtaaacattcaaaaaatgtatgcagatatccatagcaaccatgaccacgccaatagcaacagAGATTAAttgacaagtgaataaacaatcaaaaaatgtatgcaataatgtcttgcaacatgaccacgcccatagcaacggccaaaatatcacatatattgcaaagataacagggttgGATTATAGGCAACTATCATTCAGGAAAttaacacctatacctagtatatggatcagcatgtggataaaaaatttaaaaaactacagttgtgctacagtgcccaTTGGCGTTATATTTTCTTCAATCATCAGTAAACAATTTTGTGCTTTCCATAAGGTGTCGTGTTcggatttgatttttttttctagaaatTGTGATATACATTTATCAATTGCATGTTCAGTACCTTCTATAAATGCAATTGATTCAATTTTACCTCAGTGACCTGGAAAGAACCGCCGTTTTGTGAAACTGAAAGTAACTTAGTAAGCAATAGACTTCGGGTTCATATATTATAATGTTATCGAATGACACGGACACACACACGTATTATGGCAATAATAGTTGTTTGATTGAAAGTGTCTAAATTTTTAACATAGTGTCAACTGAAACAGAGTTATGTATAGCCAAAGACCTTGTCAAGAATGTAGTCTTTAGTTTTTTTGTAGAAATACATTTACCTGGTGATAGAGTTATGTATAGCCAAAGACCTTGTCAAGAATGTAATCTTTAGTTTTTTTGTAGAAATACATTTACCTGGTGATAGAGTTATGTATAGCCAAAGACCTTGTCAAGAATGTAGTCTTTAGTTTTTTTGTAGAAATACATTTACCTGGTGATAGAGTTATGTATAGCCAAAGACCTTGTCAAGAATGTAGTCTTTAGTTTTTTTGTAGAAATACATTTACCTGGTGATAGAGTTATGTATAGCCAAAGACCTTGTCAAGAATGTAGTCTTTAGTTTTTTTGTAGAAATACATTTACCTGGTGATGGAGTTATGTATAGCCAAAGACCTTGTCATGACATAGTCTTTAGTTGTCAATGGTATTCTGATTCTCATATTAAACCTTGATGTGGATACCAGTGGGATTCTGATTCTTATAACCTTCCCATGGATGTGAATGGGATTCTGAATCTGTAATTAATTCTTTTGAATGGCAACCAGCTGTGTAAAGAATGAtgtgtacaataaatgaatatgaaCAGAATACATAAAGATGTGTGTCGTTCTCATATTTTGGATTTAATTTAATGTATTCTCAGATGAACCGTCGCAACTCTAAATACGTGTAAGCCTACTGTTATCAGTATGACCCTTTCTTAGACTGCCACTAGTCCCTTGAGAGATCTTGTAgccagtgtgtgaacttaagggaaaatgactactggtcataaggaccgacatgtagcaaatgctgctggtccttaaggaaaactgctggtccatactcaatgcagttcacgttcactacctgtatctacaccccccccccatttacagattaattgattttgaactttaatatgatacaacatatctttagatataaaagtaaaagagagtacaacgaattgtttactatccactattttttcataaaatttccactaacagagtcaaaaaataacttggaagtaaattttggattcacaagcaagtactttttgactctatgagtagaAGTTTTCATCTGtataactatgaacccagagactatgaatattcattctcgcataatctgttcctatagactatagacTATAggttttgtcgcataactatccctcttgaaaactgtgcatttgctttatttcaatttccatccacacagtgacacggagcggtttcgtcttccttcagtctttacaaatatgtacagaagccacccccctccccataaagccctacccgtataccctaccgtggtgtattgagtatcgtctctggtTGTTTGtctaagaaatctgaccatgatgaagagaactatcatggctaaacatgtcttacagtgcgagttgtttttgacgtgggaacgtgatatggtaactgtactgtaatgtgtcatccactatgtacccgtgtttggcatgatgcagtaattttccagatacaacaatggcaacaaaatgcaacatttctaagtttatagtacgttgattacaacatgacaggacatacatcatcatatgcatcaaattgaaagcaatcagactacgcatttttttactgtttttacaaaaacaaaactatcgtactgaagatgttttacgaagtgtacctgccttctttattagttacaacgccattttcagagtagtttatatgttttccgtcagtttgttttgatcatggccacacacatgggggaactccggtaaattgatcgggaaacccgctaacatttaccggctttaataccagccttttaaaaaaaacagtgtctctttcgtcttcttcttcggaagctcattgccgccttctaaatatcgccacatactttataaatacaacgtggaactgtctcaaacatgttaaaagtttcatacacttcgaacagtaaactttacaacaatgattacGATAACATGGCGGAAAAAGACGCATGCACCGAATGCGTACAATGAGTCTGAATGtgtaagacgttctgattagacaagacaaaaataattagagaaattcagccaatcatgtgtttgctaacataatttcataaagtaaatgctgtatgctacgtcatatgtagacatgatatcaacattgacaacaacacggagcgagctagctctgtgtcgcttgacttgaacgagatgtcgagagtaaaataggtaacacaagatcagactcatgtaggtgaaattggatatatctttgaataaatgttattatttactccaaatttcagtcggtcataaggaccgataagttgttgtaattctgaaaaactgtcggtccgaacggaaatctgttggtctcgggccgaaggaccggcgttaatttcgcacgctgcttgtagcacaactgaactgagggaTTCCACATCAagaaatgtttgtgtgtgtgtgtgtgtgtgtgtgaacaaaaaCTGTCATGTGTATGGCACACTTTGGTATGGAGTTTGCTCACCATGTGTAGATGGAAAATGATTCACACGACAAATAAAAAGTGATCAGATCGGTGAAATGCAAGTTATGCTCAAAAGAGTTTTTCAGTGTAACTTCTCAGGTATGTTGttatttacggcggggggggggagtgaaaaaaatgaataaagcaccaatggcgttgtagcacatctgtaattttatgatattaaaaaaaaacatgccaCTCCATATTTGTTACCCATGCAATATGCACTAGTGtttgattgttgctatgggcatggtcttgttgttatgcaaactttttttgaatgtttattcacttgcatGTCCAACAAAgactattttgatattttgcaggggtgttgatttcagtctctAGTTAAGTATTGTTCAggacaaaatatacatatccgcctagcaacaagaccatgcccatggtAACAGCCAAATAGTGTTTCATTTTGCAAAAATAACAGAAATTGgcagacaaatgaataaatattcaaataaagtatgcaaatatgcatagcaacaagaccacacccttagcatgtaatgtacaaagatatatatatatatatatatatatatatatatatatatatatatatatatatatatatatatatatatatatatatatatatatatagctgaACCAACGATTGTAAAGTTCTGAAGTCAGACTTACTTCCAATCCTTAAAGCGTCAGCAACGTATCGATGTGCCTATCACACATTCATATGTTTATATAAGACAGTGAGACAGAGTTAACAGAAGAAAATAAAGGAAAACgaagtgagaggaaacaatatttaaatCTTTTTTAGAAACAGAAATCCATgagaacaaaattgatcattcgtcCTTTTCCCTGTGATCAAAAGTTATGAGATCATGTTTACAGAGCACACAGATATCGGTAAATTCTTCAAAAGTAGGCAATGTGTAACAACGGAATTTTAACTGAACACGTTCACATTTCCTTTGAAATCATATGCTTTACACATGGAcctataattatataaatgtatgctTTAAAGTGGTCCCGAGTAATGTTTTAACATCACCATATGTAATACGttgatattttattcatttattcgacgccttaaatatatatatattataataccaGAGCAACATTTACTCATTTCGACTTTGATTTGACTTTTATTCCGATTCTTATTTCAGGCTGTATTTTTACTAGTTAGTtaacagttactgttctttctGTAAGAGTGGGAATTGTTTTACAATTTTCGATACTATCTTATCATTAATCTAGTTGATGCAAACTATTTTAATTGGttattttgaaaatggaatCGGAGGAGGATCACAGGCGTGATTTAGTCCCCGAGGATCACAGGCGTGATTTAGTCCTCGGGGATCACTGCACTGGTGCCGGTGATTTAGTCCCGCCATCccatttgtaattactgaaggctctaTAGTAAAGGGTTTATATACTCTGATTGATGACTGATATTTAACAAGAATACCAGGTCCGGTGTACACATGTCCGCCTACCTTCTTCAACGTTCAAAGTCTACTAGTTCAGTGGGTTACACTGACTCGGCACTCGCGCATTTAAGACTTCTAAAATTATGTCAACTCATACTTCAAGTGAATACCTGCTTCGTCCAATCTACCAACGATTTCGTTGTCGAACATTTCGTTCTGAGCCACTAGGAAATGGTTCTTCCAATCACCAACAATTCCCTTCCTAACAAATTGCTTGGCATCGCCGTCAAAGATGGCCTTGTCCAGTATGATACACTTGTGGATGGATTCTCTCATACCTTCAACAGAGCATGCCATCTTTATTCGCTGAATATCTTGATCAGACAAATCAACTTGTAGGAAATTTCCAAGTTTTCGGATAGCGTTGCTCATATCTTCTTTCACATCTTCGTATGTTACTTGCAAGACGTTGTCTTCTATACCGACTGTCTTCCATTGAATGACATGTTGCAACCATGGACCATAAAGGGTTCGTCCCTTTATAAATTCTTCTACAAACTTATTCCATTCCAGTGCCATCTTTCCATGTTCAATCTTCGTATAATAGTGATACAATGAGACGCAAACATCTTTTGGATTTCTCATAATGTAAATCATCTTAACGTTTTTG from Glandiceps talaboti chromosome 18, keGlaTala1.1, whole genome shotgun sequence includes:
- the LOC144449825 gene encoding sulfotransferase 2A8-like, with protein sequence MASEQTQQETVDETISSAQFRHKGAYFPFYFDERRLKADVVSQFSWRETDVVVVGYPKSGTTWLLYLLQNIQDFGLLHIGESHESLYFDWLVTDSALVPGLRGKLAAKFQAGDFHLKSPRLTRSHLPIELFPWKQARDKNVKMIYIMRNPKDVCVSLYHYYTKIEHGKMALEWNKFVEEFIKGRTLYGPWLQHVIQWKTVGIEDNVLQVTYEDVKEDMSNAIRKLGNFLQVDLSDQDIQRIKMACSVEGMRESIHKCIILDKAIFDGDAKQFVRKGIVGDWKNHFLVAQNEMFDNEIVGRLDEAGIHLKYELT